The genomic stretch TGGTATCTCCCTCCCATTGCACAATTCCTGCTATACCGCACATAGTTACATTTCAGATTGAAAAAGATAAACGTTGTTTGATCCTTCGCTGGTTTCCTCGATCTTGAGTGGAACGAAACCTCTTTTACGGCAAAAGTCCACAACCTCTTCGCGTGACGCGACTTCATAAGGATATCCTCCCAGCCAGTCGAGTAAATCATGGTACGCGGTCATTCCACGCGGATGTTTTACGTTCCATGCAAATGGATTTTGATTTCGCTTCCATCGGAGCAGCATCCGCTTCGCTATCTCTTTTGTCACAATTACTTTCTTGCCAACCACAGAGGCCCTGTTGAAAGTTTGTTTTAAAGCCAGATCGTCGCCATAAGCAGGCCCCTTAACATAAATTGCTATCCAGAAGAGGCCCCCTTTCTTAACGAGAGAACAGGCCTGGGTTATGGCT from bacterium encodes the following:
- a CDS encoding class I SAM-dependent methyltransferase; translation: MEAENVPITFSFGENWESFLRTISQDAIDSAQSNITTWLGPDTVSGKTVLDIGSGSGLHSLCFYLAGAKEIVSFDVDRHSIQATQSLWEKSNKPENWQIYHGSILDNDFTRTLDTYDIVYSWGVLHHTGAMWKAITQACSLVKKGGLFWIAIYVKGPAYGDDLALKQTFNRASVVGKKVIVTKEIAKRMLLRWKRNQNPFAWNVKHPRGMTAYHDLLDWLGGYPYEVASREEVVDFCRKRGFVPLKIEETSEGSNNVYLFQSEM